A stretch of the Pseudomonas helvetica genome encodes the following:
- a CDS encoding DUF4124 domain-containing protein codes for MRTLIFTASLLIGLSPLCMASPIYTWIDGQGVTHFDAQPPQGQEATTVVKPALPAGKPTTPPRNSATGDQQAIDSTVKKQVAEQQAQLKTFCEQARTNLAQLQNNPRLREEVDGEMRRLTDQQRQERITETQKQIKDNCQ; via the coding sequence ATGCGAACGTTGATCTTCACGGCCAGTCTGCTGATTGGCCTGAGCCCTTTGTGCATGGCCAGTCCGATCTACACATGGATTGATGGCCAGGGCGTTACCCATTTCGATGCACAGCCGCCTCAAGGGCAGGAAGCCACCACCGTAGTGAAACCCGCCCTGCCCGCTGGCAAACCGACCACCCCGCCGCGCAACAGCGCGACAGGCGATCAACAGGCCATCGATAGCACAGTGAAAAAGCAGGTCGCAGAGCAGCAAGCCCAGCTCAAGACGTTCTGCGAACAGGCACGAACGAACCTGGCTCAACTGCAGAACAATCCGAGGTTACGTGAGGAAGTCGACGGTGAGATGCGTCGCCTGACAGACCAACAGCGTCAGGAACGCATCACCGAAACACAAAAACAGATCAAGGATAACTGCCAGTAG
- a CDS encoding M48 family metallopeptidase → MNKWFIPAVTVTALALLSGCSNVQHGSIPVVDSGTAVSNSERISANGGFRKSTVKRPAQAQTQAIPQGDTGVVVMIPGGGATTSTPISTQPISPGPTSSGPITPGTYDSGPMQSAPINQGNYSMPSTPSGIPPASSGGGLSADEQLDGPVLALLTTAQQQQASGDLNGASSSLERAQRVAPREPQVLYRLAQVRLAQGDAAQAEQFARRGLTFANGRPDLQASLWELIAQAREKQGDSAGAAQARQKAKVSL, encoded by the coding sequence GTGAACAAGTGGTTTATTCCAGCGGTTACGGTGACAGCCCTGGCTTTGCTCAGCGGTTGCTCCAATGTGCAGCACGGCTCGATTCCAGTGGTCGACTCCGGTACGGCCGTGTCCAACAGTGAGCGGATTTCTGCCAATGGCGGTTTCCGTAAAAGCACCGTGAAACGGCCGGCACAAGCCCAGACTCAGGCGATCCCGCAGGGTGACACTGGCGTGGTGGTAATGATCCCGGGCGGTGGCGCGACGACGTCGACGCCAATCAGCACGCAGCCGATCAGTCCTGGCCCGACCAGTTCCGGTCCGATTACTCCGGGGACGTATGACAGCGGACCGATGCAGTCGGCACCAATCAATCAGGGTAACTACAGCATGCCATCGACGCCGAGCGGGATTCCTCCTGCGAGCAGCGGCGGCGGTTTGTCTGCCGACGAGCAGCTTGACGGTCCGGTACTGGCCTTGCTGACCACCGCGCAGCAGCAACAGGCGAGCGGCGATCTCAATGGTGCGTCTTCCAGCCTCGAGCGTGCCCAGCGGGTTGCTCCGCGTGAGCCGCAAGTGCTTTATCGTCTGGCGCAGGTGCGCTTGGCCCAAGGTGATGCAGCGCAAGCCGAGCAGTTCGCTCGCCGAGGTTTGACGTTTGCCAATGGACGTCCGGATCTGCAGGCGAGCCTGTGGGAACTGATCGCCCAGGCGCGTGAGAAACAGGGCGACTCCGCTGGCGCGGCGCAGGCTCGTCAAAAGGCCAAGGTTTCGCTCTGA
- a CDS encoding YqcC family protein, with product MDVRFPKIAEQLLLIERELRLQGWWGEVSPSAEALASVEPFSVDTLDFEQWLQWIFLPRMKIILENNLPLPNASGIQEMAEMVFASRNVQGKDQRLQALLKEFDQLITASR from the coding sequence ATGGATGTCCGTTTTCCGAAGATCGCCGAACAGCTGCTGCTGATCGAGCGTGAGTTGCGTCTTCAGGGCTGGTGGGGCGAGGTCTCGCCAAGCGCTGAGGCGCTGGCCAGCGTCGAGCCATTTTCCGTCGATACGCTGGATTTCGAGCAGTGGCTGCAATGGATCTTCCTGCCGCGCATGAAGATCATCCTTGAGAACAACCTGCCGCTGCCGAACGCCTCGGGCATTCAGGAAATGGCCGAGATGGTCTTTGCTTCGCGTAATGTCCAGGGCAAGGATCAGCGGTTGCAAGCCTTGCTCAAAGAGTTCGATCAGCTCATCACGGCCTCCCGCTAA